The following DNA comes from Alienimonas californiensis.
CGGCGATCACCGCCGTCGCCGTCGACCCGCACGGCCGGCACGCCGCGGTCGCCCTCTCCAACGGCGACGTGACGGTCTACACGAACCGCCGCAAGAAGCTGGCCCGGTTCACCGCCCTGCGGCCGCTGGATCACCTGCGGTTCCTGACGACCCGCCCGTTGCTGGTGGGCGCCGCCGACCGCGGGCTGATCGCCTCCTACGACCTCCGCGGACGGCAGGAACTGGACGTGAAAACCTGGGCGAACTGCGGGGACCTCGCCGTGACCGGCGACGGCACGCGGATGGCGGTGGCGGCGTTCAATCTCGGCGTGCAGCGGTTCGACGGCGCCGGCCGGGTGAAGGACACGCTCTCCACCGGCGGCAGCCCGGCGAAGGTGGCGCTGGCGTTTCGCGGCTGGGGCCCGCTGGCGGTCGCCACGCTGGAGCGGGAGCTGTACCGCCTGAACGCCGCTGGCGACGTCGACTGGGCCGCCCCGGCCCCCGCCGCGATCGCCGGCCTGGCGCTGGACGCCCCCGGCCGTCTGATGACCGTCGGCTTCGAGACCGGCCGGGTCGTCCGGCTGGAGTTCTTCACCGGCGGGTGAGAGAGGGAAGGAAGGTCGCTCTCCTGTGTCCCCCGGTTCGCCGTCGCCGGTAGGCGGCGCGTGTCGGGAAGGGGCCGCGCCGCCTACCGGCGACGGCGAACCGAGACGAGTGCTCCCCCGGCCGCGGCGGGAGGGAACTTGAATCGCTCTTGCCGATCTCCGCCGCGGCGACCTACATCGGCGAACTGTCCCGCGGGCGAAGCTTCGTGCCCCCGGGATCGGTCCCCCGATTCTTGGCGAGAGCCCGGCCATGACGCCCACCGCGACTCCCGCAGACTCCCGCCTGTCTCCCGCCGTGACTCCCGGTCGGGAGTCCCCCCGGCGTTTGCCCCGCCGCATGCGCTGGGGGCTGGGAGCGTTGCTGATCGCGGCGCTGGTGCCGGTGGGGTGCGACGTGGTGCCGCGGAACCGGCTGGTCGAAACGCGTCAGACCGCGGCCGCGTTGCGGGAGGAAGTGCTCACCGCCGAGGCGGAACGCGACTCCCTCGCCGCTCAATACGATTCGGCCGTCGCGATGGCCGAGCAGGAACGCGCCGCCCGCCTGGCGGCGGCCCAGGAGCGGGACGCCCTCATGGCCAACGTGGAGATGACGGAGCGCCACGCCGCCAAGTTGCAGGCGGGGCTGGACATCGCCAACCGCCGCCTCGAGAACCTCTCCGGCGAACGCGGGGAGTTGCAGGGCAAATACATCAATCTGCTGCGGGACGTCGGCGGCGGGGACAGCCCGCTGTCCAGCTCCGCCACGGCCCGCTTCGAGGAGTTGGCTTCCCGCTATCCGGACTTCGACTTCGACCCGCTGACCGGCATCAGCAAGTTCGGTCCGCACGTGCTGTTCGAGAGCGGCAAGGCGGAGCTGAACCCCGGCGCCGTGCCCCTGCTGCGGGAGTTCGCGGAGATCATGTCCTCGCCGGAGGCCAAGGATCTGAACATCCTGATCGTCGGCCACACCGACGACGAGCGCATCGCCGGCGGCGCCACCAGGGAGAAGCACCCGACGAACTGGCACCTGTCCACGAACCGGGCGAACGAGGTCGCCACCACCCTCTCCGCCGCCGGGCTGGCCGAGAGCCGGATGGGCGTCGCCGGGTACAGCAAATATCAGCCGGTCGTCCGCAACCGCGACGACTCCAACCGGGCGATGAACCGCCGGGTGGAGATCTACGTTCTCGCGCCGGAAGTGAAGGTCGCCGGGGCGATGTTCCCGACGCGGCTGTGAGAAGAAAAATTTCAAGGCCAAGAAATCAAGAACCAGGTAAACCCTCACGGTCTTCTGCTTGGTTCTTGAGTTCTTGGTCTTGAAGTTTCGTCGCTACGCGACGCCGTGCGGAAACGCCACGACCTCCCCCAGCGTCGTCGCTCCGGTGAACAGCATCACGAGGCGGTCGAAGCCGAGGGCCACGCCGCTGCACCGGGGCAGGCCGTGCTCCATCGCGGCGAGCAATCGGCTCTCCGCCGGCAGCGGTTCGAGCCCGTGGGCGACCCGCAGGCGGTTTTGCCCCGCAATTCGCGAGCGGAGTTCGGCCGGGTCCGTGAGTTCCTGATAGCCGTTACACAGCTCCACGCCCTCGAGATACAGCTCGAACCGCTCCGCGACCGGCGGGCGGCCGGGGTCCGTGCGGACCGTCGCCAGCGCCGCCTGCGACGCCGGATAGTCGCAGAGGAAACAGGGGCCGCCGGTGTCTTCGCCCCCTAGCCGCGGCTCGATCAATTCGGCGATCAGGACGTTTAAGAGCCCGTCGCGGTCCCCCCCAATCCCGCCCGGCAGCGCCACGTCCCGGTCGTGGGCGAGGGCGAGGAGATCCGCGGCGGTCAGCTCCAACACCGGCGTCCCGGCGAAGCGGGCGAAGGCGTCGTCGTAGGTGAGAAGGAGGAAGGGGGAGGGCGGAAGGCGGATGGGATCGTCACCGACGCCGTCCAGAGCTCGCATGAGGTCTTCCGTCACCCGGACCTGATCGCGCCAGGAATCCCGGCCGTCGCCGACGCCGTACCATTCGGCCATGGTGAACTCCGGGTTGTGGCGGGCGCCGATCTCGCCGTCGCGGAAGACCCGGGAGAGGTTCCACACGCTGCCGTACCCGGCGGCGACCAGCCGTTTGAGATGGAACTCCGGCGAGGTTTGCAGGAACCGCCCTTCATACCGCTCCCGCTGCGTTGGGTCGGGATGAATGCGGGTCCGGAGCGGTGCAATATGAGCGTCGACGACCACGTCGGCGCTGAGCGCCGGCGTCTCCACCTCGAGATAATCACGCTCCGCAAAGAACGCCCGCAGCCGGGCCGTCAGGGCGGCTCGCGTGCGGAGGGCGGCGAGCGTCGCGGTGGGGCGGAAGTCGGTCAATTCGTCGGGGCGTCCGGGGCGACGGCGATGCGGGGGACGGGGTTTTCGGCGAGCCAGTCCCGCATCGTGAGCAGGCCGTCGAGGGTCTGCCAGACGGCGGGGAAGTCGGCGCCGGCCTCGCGGACGAGCTGCTTCAGGGCGGAGAGGTCCGCGAGGGCCGTCCGGGCGGACGTCAGCTCGGCCGCGGCTGCGTTCGCCTCGGCGCCGACGGCCTCCGCCTCCTCCACCAGCCCCCGGGCGGAGTCGCGGGCGGAGTCCCAGGCGGCCCGGGCGGCGGCGAAGGCGGCGGCCTGCTCGGACATCAGGGAGGCGTGGGCGGCGACCGCCTCCCGGGCCGCGGCGGACTGCTCGCCGGTGGCGGCGACCGCCGTCAGCACGGCGCCGGCCTCGGTTGCGGCGTCGCGGGCGGCCCGGGTTCCCTCCAGCGCGTCGGCGGTGGCGGCGGCGACGGTCTGGGCGTGTAGAGCGGTCTCCTTCGCCTCGGTCAGAGCCGTCTCGGAGTGCTCCCGCAAGCGGGCGGCCTGGGCGAGGGCCGCGTTCGCCTCCCGCCAGGCGCCGTCCGCCTCCTTCACCGCGGTCCGCTGCGTGCGGAGGTCCTCCAGCAGCGAGGCGACCTGATCGCTGCGCCCGCCGGCCGCGGTGAGGCTGTCGGCGGCCCGGCGGACCTCGGCCACGTCCTTCTTCAAGGCGTACAGGTCGGCCCGGACGGCCCGGCCGGCGGTGAACTGCCCGACCGCCATGCCGCAGGCCAACCCGAACGCCAGCATGAACCACGCCGTCCCGGAGGGGGCGAGAGAGCGGGGCGGGGCGTCGGCGGCGACGGGTTGGGCGGCGGCGGAACGCATGACGAATCGGGCGGCGGGGGGCGGGGGCGGCCGACGGGCGGTGCGGCCGGTGAGGGTCGGTCGGGCGCCGGTCGCGGGATTCGGGCGAAAGGGGCCGGTCGGGCGAACTTGGCCGTGGCACGGCGGGTTTGACGATCCGTACGGTCAGGTCGGCCGCGGGAGATTGGATGAAGTCGCGGCGGGTCCCGCTCTCCGTTCACCACCCGTCCTCAAGCCCCCTCGCCGGCCGTGCGTTTCGCCCTCCCGCTCCTCGCCGCGGCCCTGCTGACGCTCGGCGACCCGGCGACCGCCGCCGCGCAGGGGCCCGGCTTTGGCCAAGGGCCCGGTTTCGGTCATGGGCCGGGCGGCGGGGGGTATCGCTCGCCGTTCCCGCCGGCGGCATGGGGACCGCCGGGGCCGGGGTTCGCTCCGCCCGGTTGGGGTGCGCCTCCGCCGGCGTACGGTCCGCCGGGCTGGGGAGGGCCGCCGCCCGGGATCTTCCCGCCGCCGGCGCCGGTTCTCCCGCCGCCCGCGGCGCCGCCGTACGTGCCGACGGGGCAGGCGGAGATCGCCCGGCCGGACCCGTTCGGCCCGCCGGTGCGGATCGAGCCGCGGGCGAAGGAGACGAGCGTCGGCGGCGTGACGGCCCGGCGGTACGACTATTCCTTCGACGTCTTCCCGCTGCCGACGTCCGGCGGATTCCCCGGGACGCCGCCGGACCCGGGCTGGAACGGGGACTGGCCGGCGGACAACGGGGCGGCCTGGTAGCGCCGTCGGTCGCCGGCGCCCCCGGGGGACCCGCCGGGCGCCGTTGGTTGGACCGGGGTGGGGGCGACGTTATCTTCAGCGGACGTTCCCGCGTCCCGGGCCGGACCGCGTCCGGCCGGCGCCCGTAATCCTCGCCCCCCGGTTCCGACCCCGTGCGTTTCAACCTCATCGACCGGGTCACGGCGGTGCGGCCGGGGGAGAGCATCACGGGCGTCAAGGCGCTGACCCGGGCCGAGGAGTACCTCGGCGATCACTTCCCGGGGTTCGCCGTGATGCCCGGGGTGCTGATGGTGGAGTCCATGGTGCAGGCCTCCGCCTGGCTGCTGCGGATCACCGACGACTTCTCCCACGCCAACATCACGCTGGCGGAGGCGAAGGCGGTGAAGTTCAACTCGTTCATCACCCCGGGCCAGACGCTGAACGTCACCGCGGAGATTCACAAGCGGGACGGCGATCGCACCACGTTCAAGACCTCCGGCTCCCGCGACGGGGTGACCTGCGTCTCGGCGCGGCTGACGCTGCTGTGCGAGAACCGGGCCGACCGCCCCGGCGCCCCGTCCGACGCCGCCGCCAAAGACGCGAGCCTCCGCGACTGGTATCGTCGGGCCTGGGCGGAAGTCTACGCCCCCAACGCGCGGTAGCCCGCCGCCCCGGCGCCTCAGGCGTCGCTCCCCGTCCCGCTCTCTTTCGTTTGCCCCCTGTCCGCCCGGTTTTCCGCCCGGCGTTCGACGGACCGCCCCCATGGCTGATTCTTCCGCTTCGCCCTTCCCCCCCAAGCCCTTCGAGGGCCGCACCGCGCTGGTGACCGGCGGCAGCCGGGGCATCGGCCGGGCCTGTGCGGAGATGCTCGCCGCCGGCGGGGCGAAGGTGGGCGTCGTCTACGCCGGCAACACCGCCGCCGCCGAGGAGACCGTCGCCGCGATTCAGGCCGCCGGCGGGCAGGCCGAGGCGATCCAGTGCGACGTGACGAATCACGAGGCCGCCGCGGAACTTGTCAAGAAGGTCGTCGAGGACTGGGGGCAGCTCGACATCCTGGTCAACAACGCCGGCATTATCCGCGACGGGCTGTTCGCCACGATGAGCCCCGAGAACTGGGGTGCGGTGATCGAGACCAACCTGACCGGCGTCTACAACTTCTGTCACGCGGCGATCATGCCGATGATGCGCGCCCGCTACGGCCGCATTATCAACATGAGCAGCGTCGCGGCCCACTACTCCAACCCCGGGCAGGCGAACTACGCCGCCAGCAAGGGCGGGATCGAGGGGCTGACCCGCTGTCTGGCCACGGAGATCGCCAAGCGGGGCGTCACGGTGAACGCCGTCGCCCCCGGCTTCGTGCAGACGGACATGACCGAGGCCGTCCGCAACGCAGCCGGCGATATCATCACCAAGGCGATCCCCCGCAAGCGGTTGGGCAAGCCGGAGGACATCGCCCGGGCCGTCTGCTTCCTCGCCGACGAACGCAGCGATTACATCACCGGCCAAACCGTCACCGTCGACGGCGGGCTGACCCTCGGCGGCATGTGACGGCGGCGATCCGTCCGGCCCCGTCCCGGCCCCGCGGCGCCCGCCGCCCGGCCCGGGTCGCCTAGGAACGACCCCGAACGATCCGGAACGGCAGGCGGGGTAGGCCGTCGGCGACTGTGCCGCTAAACTTCCGCTCCCCGCGGGTTCCGGCCCCGCGCTTCAACCTCAGATTCCCTCAACCCGGCCCGCCCGCGGCGGTCACGGACAGACCACGGACCCGAACCGATGCCGATGACCCGCGACGAAATCTTCGCCAAGGTCTCCGACCGCCTTCAGGACGCGCTGGGCGTCGACGAGGACGAAGTCACCCCCGAAGCGACCCTCACCGGCGACCTGGGGGCGGAGTCGATCGACTTCCTCGATATTGTGTTCCGCCTCGAGAAGGCGTTCGGGATCAAGATCCCCCGCGGGGAGCTGTTCCCGGAGAGCCTCACCGCCGCCGACAGCAACTTCGTGCAGGACGGCGTCGTCACCGAGCAGGGCCTCGCCGAGCTGCGGACCAAGATGCCCCACGCGGACATCGACTCCTTTGCCGACGATCCCAAGGTCGAGAACATCCCGGAATTGTTCACCGTCAACATGATCGTGAACTTCCTGGACGCCCGGGTGAACGGCTGAACGCCGTTCGCTGAGCCCGTTCGGCCCCGGTTTCCCCCGCCCGGCCCCGCGTGACGGCGGGGCCGGGCTTCGTTATGGTGCGGCATGCGCTGGATCTGGATTGATCGCTTCGAAGAACTCGTCCGCGGCGAACGCGCGTCGGCGATCAAGTGCGTCTCCCGCGGCGAGGCGCACCTTACGGATCACTTCGAAGGCGACCCGCAGTTGCCGGCGTCGCTGATGATCGAGGGGATGGCCCAGACCGCCGGCATCCTGCTGGGCCAAACCACGGACTTCAAACACCTGGTCGTCCTCGCCAAGGTGCCCCGGGCGGTCTTTCACCGCATCGCCTATCCCGGCGACGTGGTGCGGTACGAAGCCGTCATTCAGACCCTGGGCGACCAGGGCGGCAGCTGCGAGGTGACCGCCACCCTCGCCAACGGCCCGGAGTCCGGCGCCGCCGTCGCCGAGGCCGAAATCCTCTTCGCCCACCTGGACCCGGACGACCCGGACTACAAAGGGGCGAATCAACGCAACTTCGTCTTCACCAGCAACCTGTTGCAGGTGATGGAGTAGGCGACCGGCCGGCGGTCCCCTGACGGCCGCCCGCCCGCGGTTATGCTGTGCGGATCGTCGCCCCGAACAGGTCCGCCCCCCGCATGGCCGCCAGCATTTACGTCGCCAGCGCCGAGGCGGGGGCCGGCAAGAGCCTCGTCGCCCTGGGCGTGTGCGAACTGGCCGCCCGCCGCGGCGGGCGGGTCGGGTTCTTCCGGCCGATCGTGCGGTACGACGCCGCCCGCGACCCGTCCGTGCGACTGGTCGTCGATCGCTACCTGACGAACGTCGACCCCGCGGCGCTGGTCGGCCTGAACCGGGAGCAGGCCCGGGCCCTCCTCGCCGAGGACCGCGTGCCGGAGCTGATCGCCACCGTGCTGGCGAAGTTCCGCACGCTCCGTGACGGACAGGCCGCGTTGTCGGGCACGCCGCGCGAGCCGGACGATCTGGTTGTGGTCGAGGGCACCAGCTTTCGCGGGTTCGCCCCGACGCACGAGTTCGATCTGAACGCGGACCTCGCGGCGAACTTCGGCTCCGCGGTGCTGCCGGTGTTCACCGCCCGCGGCAAAACGCCGGCCGACCTGCGGGACGCGATCGCGATCGCCTTCGACCAGTTCGGCGACCGCGGCTGCGAGGTGCTGGCGGCGGTGGTCAATCACGTGCCCGAGTCGTGGGACACGGCGGCGCGGGCCTCCCTCACCGCCCCCGTCGCCGGGGGGACCCGGGCCGACGGCCCGCCGGTCTGGTTGCTGCCCGAGGACCCGCGGCTGGAGCACCCGTCGGTGGGCGAAATCGCTGCCGGGCTGAGCGCGACGTGGCTGTTCGGCCCGGGCGATCCGCCGACCGTCGGGGAGGCGGGCCTCGGGCCGTTCGCGGGGGCGGAGCGGTCGGTCGGCCGGTTCCTCGTGGCGGCGATGCAGGTCCCGCACTTTTTGGAGCACCTGAACGACGACGCCCTCGTCGTCACCCCCGGCGACCGGGACGACATCCTGCTGGCCAGCCTCGCCGGAGAGAAAAGCCGCACCGGGCCGAACATCGCCGGCGTGCTGCTGACCGGCGGGCTGAGACCGGACGGGGCGGTGGCAAAGCTCGTCGACGGGCTGGCCGGCGTGCCCGTTCTGGGGGTCGAAACGGACACCTTCACCACCGCCCGGAACGTCGCCGCGGTGCCGGCCGTCCTCTCCCCGGACGCCCCCCGCAAGGTGGAGGCCGCGCTGGAACTGTTCGACGCCCACGTCGACACCGACACCCTCGCCGAGGCGATCCGCGTCTCCGACCCGCGGCGGGTCACGCCGCTGATGTTTGAATATGAATTGCTCCGCCGGGCCGCGGCGAATCGCAAACGGGTCGTGCTGCCGGAGGGGACCGAACCCCGCATCCTGCAGGCCGCGGAGACGATCCTGCGGCGGGGCGTGGCGGACCTCATCCTGCTGGGCGACCCGGCGGCGATCCGCGGGCAGATCGCGGAACTGAAGCTGGAGACCGCCCTGTTCGAGGGCGTAACGATCGAAAATCCGGCGGACTCCCCGCGGCTGGAGGCGTTCGCCGCGGAATATCACCGGCTCCGCGGTCATAAAGGCGTCACGCCGGAGATCGCCCGGGACCGGATGACGGACGTGAGTTACTACGGCACGATGCTGGTGCATCTGGGCCTGGCGGACGGCATGGTCAGCGGCTCCGCCCACACCACGGCCCACACCATTCGACCGGCGTTCGAGTTCATTAAAACGAAGCCCGGCGTGGGGGTGGTCTCCGGGATTTTCTTCATGTGCCTGCCGGACCGCGTGCTGGTGTACGGGGACTGTGCGGTCGTGCCGAACCCGACGGCCGATCAATTGGCGGAAATTGCCGTCACCAGCGCCGACACCGCCGCCCGCTTCGGCGTGGAGCCGCGGGTGGCGTTGTTGAGTTACTCCACCGGCGAAAGCGGCTCCGGCGAGGACGTGGACCGCGTGCGGGAGGCGACCGCCAA
Coding sequences within:
- a CDS encoding YncE family protein, with amino-acid sequence MSQFSPEQGSDAAWLSAGRGMPPALSWGFFTDAPLIALGVAREGGRTLAADAGGGLYLLDPAGRIEHLQRGLKDLSALAFADSGAAAAAAFGEDALGWIEPDLKVKWRQSMPAAITAVAVDPHGRHAAVALSNGDVTVYTNRRKKLARFTALRPLDHLRFLTTRPLLVGAADRGLIASYDLRGRQELDVKTWANCGDLAVTGDGTRMAVAAFNLGVQRFDGAGRVKDTLSTGGSPAKVALAFRGWGPLAVATLERELYRLNAAGDVDWAAPAPAAIAGLALDAPGRLMTVGFETGRVVRLEFFTGG
- a CDS encoding OmpA family protein, which gives rise to MPRRMRWGLGALLIAALVPVGCDVVPRNRLVETRQTAAALREEVLTAEAERDSLAAQYDSAVAMAEQERAARLAAAQERDALMANVEMTERHAAKLQAGLDIANRRLENLSGERGELQGKYINLLRDVGGGDSPLSSSATARFEELASRYPDFDFDPLTGISKFGPHVLFESGKAELNPGAVPLLREFAEIMSSPEAKDLNILIVGHTDDERIAGGATREKHPTNWHLSTNRANEVATTLSAAGLAESRMGVAGYSKYQPVVRNRDDSNRAMNRRVEIYVLAPEVKVAGAMFPTRL
- the epmA gene encoding EF-P lysine aminoacylase EpmA — encoded protein: MTDFRPTATLAALRTRAALTARLRAFFAERDYLEVETPALSADVVVDAHIAPLRTRIHPDPTQRERYEGRFLQTSPEFHLKRLVAAGYGSVWNLSRVFRDGEIGARHNPEFTMAEWYGVGDGRDSWRDQVRVTEDLMRALDGVGDDPIRLPPSPFLLLTYDDAFARFAGTPVLELTAADLLALAHDRDVALPGGIGGDRDGLLNVLIAELIEPRLGGEDTGGPCFLCDYPASQAALATVRTDPGRPPVAERFELYLEGVELCNGYQELTDPAELRSRIAGQNRLRVAHGLEPLPAESRLLAAMEHGLPRCSGVALGFDRLVMLFTGATTLGEVVAFPHGVA
- a CDS encoding 3-hydroxyacyl-ACP dehydratase FabZ family protein: MRFNLIDRVTAVRPGESITGVKALTRAEEYLGDHFPGFAVMPGVLMVESMVQASAWLLRITDDFSHANITLAEAKAVKFNSFITPGQTLNVTAEIHKRDGDRTTFKTSGSRDGVTCVSARLTLLCENRADRPGAPSDAAAKDASLRDWYRRAWAEVYAPNAR
- the fabG gene encoding 3-oxoacyl-[acyl-carrier-protein] reductase codes for the protein MADSSASPFPPKPFEGRTALVTGGSRGIGRACAEMLAAGGAKVGVVYAGNTAAAEETVAAIQAAGGQAEAIQCDVTNHEAAAELVKKVVEDWGQLDILVNNAGIIRDGLFATMSPENWGAVIETNLTGVYNFCHAAIMPMMRARYGRIINMSSVAAHYSNPGQANYAASKGGIEGLTRCLATEIAKRGVTVNAVAPGFVQTDMTEAVRNAAGDIITKAIPRKRLGKPEDIARAVCFLADERSDYITGQTVTVDGGLTLGGM
- a CDS encoding acyl carrier protein, which codes for MPMTRDEIFAKVSDRLQDALGVDEDEVTPEATLTGDLGAESIDFLDIVFRLEKAFGIKIPRGELFPESLTAADSNFVQDGVVTEQGLAELRTKMPHADIDSFADDPKVENIPELFTVNMIVNFLDARVNG
- a CDS encoding 3-hydroxyacyl-ACP dehydratase FabZ family protein, with product MRWIWIDRFEELVRGERASAIKCVSRGEAHLTDHFEGDPQLPASLMIEGMAQTAGILLGQTTDFKHLVVLAKVPRAVFHRIAYPGDVVRYEAVIQTLGDQGGSCEVTATLANGPESGAAVAEAEILFAHLDPDDPDYKGANQRNFVFTSNLLQVME
- the pta gene encoding phosphate acetyltransferase; translation: MAASIYVASAEAGAGKSLVALGVCELAARRGGRVGFFRPIVRYDAARDPSVRLVVDRYLTNVDPAALVGLNREQARALLAEDRVPELIATVLAKFRTLRDGQAALSGTPREPDDLVVVEGTSFRGFAPTHEFDLNADLAANFGSAVLPVFTARGKTPADLRDAIAIAFDQFGDRGCEVLAAVVNHVPESWDTAARASLTAPVAGGTRADGPPVWLLPEDPRLEHPSVGEIAAGLSATWLFGPGDPPTVGEAGLGPFAGAERSVGRFLVAAMQVPHFLEHLNDDALVVTPGDRDDILLASLAGEKSRTGPNIAGVLLTGGLRPDGAVAKLVDGLAGVPVLGVETDTFTTARNVAAVPAVLSPDAPRKVEAALELFDAHVDTDTLAEAIRVSDPRRVTPLMFEYELLRRAAANRKRVVLPEGTEPRILQAAETILRRGVADLILLGDPAAIRGQIAELKLETALFEGVTIENPADSPRLEAFAAEYHRLRGHKGVTPEIARDRMTDVSYYGTMLVHLGLADGMVSGSAHTTAHTIRPAFEFIKTKPGVGVVSGIFFMCLPDRVLVYGDCAVVPNPTADQLAEIAVTSADTAARFGVEPRVALLSYSTGESGSGEDVDRVREATAKAQSVRPDLPIDGPIQYDAAVDPQTAASKRPGSPVAGRATVLIFPDLNTGNNTYKAVQRSAGAVAVGPVLQGLNKPVNDLSRGCTVPDILNTVAITAIQAQAAAAEMPPAGPGAAA